A genomic region of Xiphophorus couchianus chromosome 18, X_couchianus-1.0, whole genome shotgun sequence contains the following coding sequences:
- the trpc6b gene encoding short transient receptor potential channel 6, with translation MIKRSRTLTLRQSQKSRWISERRALMTGHVGAKHRRQTARGAGYLFQAHPSSCVSITEEVFLEAAEYGNIPEVRRMLEELPHLNINCVNYMGQNALQLAVASEHLEVVKLLLKRKELAKVGDALLLAISKGYIRIVEAILSHEAFADGQRLTNNPSHDETRDDFFSYDEDGTRFSHDITPIILASQCHEYEIVHMLLLRGAHIERPHDYFCQCRACIEQQRLDTFCHSQSRISAYKGLASPAYLCLSSQDPVMAALELSNELAVLANTEKEFKNDYKKLSMQCKDFVVGLLDLCRNTEEVEAVLNGDMESFANTATSAKLNLIRLKLAIKYEVKKFVAHPNCQQHLRSIWYENLTGLHQQTVAVKVLFVFGVAVGLPVLAFIYWIAPSSKLGKLMRGPFLKFVAHAASFIIFLCLLVLNAADRFAGTSLLPNMTTHDYPSQVFRMKTTSFTWMEILIIFWVIGKIWEECKDIWSQDIQEYILEPWNLLDFSILAIFMTSFIARLMAFWHAHSAQCYIDKHPFNMTLPSEVQYFQLARIHWMPSDPQLISEGLYAIAIVLSFSRIAYILPANERFGPLQISLGRTVKDIFQFMVIFITVFVAFMVGMFDLYSYYLGAKHNVAFTTIEESFKTLFWAIFGLSEVKSVVLNINHKFIENIGYVLYGVYNIIMVIVLLNMLIAMFNNSFQEIEDDADVEWKFARAKLWFSYFEHGSTLPVPFNLVPSPKSVVSFLLGIKTLIRSSRKSKENSNNDMDLKNLREHGGLKEDSSVQPTRHQKVMNCLIKRYIFKAQRDKDNDEVNEGELREIKQDISSLRYELLERGNHDLNTLADLVRQLGEVVQKEEQRADVIS, from the exons ATGGATCAGCGAAAGGAGAGCCTTGATGACGGGGCATGTTGGAGCCAAACATCGGAGACAAACAGCTCGGGGAGCTGGTTACCTGTTCCAAGCTCACCCTTCCTCCTGCGTCTCCATTACTGAGGAGGTGTTCCTAGAAGCTGCGGAGTACGGCAACATTCCTGAAGTGAGGCGGATGCTGGAGGAGCTTCCACACCTCAACATCAACTGCGTCAACTACATGGGGCAGAATGCACTGCAGCTGGCAGTCGCAAGTGAGCACTTAGAAGTGGTCAAGCTTTTGCTTAAGAGGAAAGAACTTGCAAAAGTGGGGGATGCTTTGCTGTTAGCCATCAGTAAAGGGTACATCCGCATAGTGGAAGCCATTTTAAGCCACGAGGCCTTTGCAGATGGTCAGAGGTTGACGAACAACCCCAGTCATGACGAGACACGGGACGACTTTTTCTCCTACGATGAGGATGGCACGCGTTTCTCTCATGACATCACTCCTATTATCCTGGCTTCTCAGTGTCACGAGTACGAGATAGTACACATGCTACTTTTGAGGGGGGCCCATATAGAGCGTCCCCATGACTACTTCTGTCAGTGCAGGGCCTGCATTGAGCAGCAGAGGCTTGACACCTTCTGCCACTCTCAGTCTCGTATCAGTGCTTACAAAGGCCTCGCCAGCCCAGCGTATCTTTGCCTTTCGAGTCAGGATCCTGTGATGGCAGCTTTGGAGCTGAGCAATGAGCTCGCAGTTCTGGCCAACACAGAGAAAGAGTTCAAG AATGACTACAAGAAATTGTCCATGCAGTGTAAAGACTTTGTGGTGGGACTCTTGGATTTGTGTCGGAACACGGAGGAAGTAGAGGCGGTCCTGAATGGTGACATGGAATCCTTTGCTAACACAGCAACCTCTGCCAAACTGAACCTGATCAGGCTAAAGCTGgcaataaaatatgaagttaaaaAG tttgtggCCCATCCAAACTGCCAGCAGCATCTTCGATCAATCTGGTATGAGAACCTGACTGGACTGCATCAGCAAACAGTTGCAGTTAAAGTTCTTTTTGTCTTCGGTGTAGCTGTTGGGTTACCTGTCCTAGCTTTTATTTACTGGATAGCACCATCAAGTAAG ttggGGAAACTCATGCGTGGACCCTTCCTGAAGTTTGTGGCTCATGCAGCTTCCTTCATCATATTCCTCTGTTTGCTGGTTCTAAACGCAGCGGACCGCTTCGCAGGAACATCACTGCTGCCGAACATGACCACCCATGATTATCCCTCGCAGGTTTTCCGGATGAAGACCACCAGTTTCACCTGGATGGAGATTCTTATCATTTTCTGGGTTATAG GTAAGATATGGGAAGAATGTAAAGATATCTGGTCACAGGATATTCAGGAATACATCTTAGAACCATGGAACCTTCTGGATTTTAGTATTTTGGCCATTTTTATGACCTCTTTCATAGCAAGATTAATGGCTTTCTGGCACGCACATTCTGCACAGTGCTACATTGACAAGCATCCATTCAACATGACCTTGCCTTCTGAGGTACAATATTTTCAGCTGG CAAGAATTCACTGGATGCCCTCAGACCCTCAGCTTATCTCCGAAGGTCTCTATGCGATTGCCATTGTTCTGAGTTTTTCCCGCATTGCGTACATCCTGCCTGCCAACGAGAGGTTTGGGCCGTTGCAGATCTCTCTGGGAAGAACGGTGAAAGACATTTTCCAGTTCATGGTGATTTTCATAACGGTGTTTGTCGCTTTCATGGTGGGAATGTTCGATCTATACTCATACTACCTTGGAGCCAAACACAACGTTGCCTTTACAAC GATtgaagaaagttttaaaacattattctgGGCCATCTTCGGACTGTCAGAAGTAAAATCTGTGGTATTAAACATCAACCATAAGTTCATTGAGAACATAGGCTATGTTCTGTATGGGGTGTACAACATCATCATGGTGATTGTTCTGCTGAACATGCTCATAGCCATGTTCAACAACTCCTTCCAGGAAATCGAG GATGATGCTGATGTGGAGTGGAAATTTGCCCGAGCCAAGCTGTGGTTTTCCTACTTTGAGCATGGCAGCACTCTGCCTGTACCCTTCAACCTCGTACCCAGCCCCAAATCTGTGGTGTCCTTCCTACTCGGGATAAAGACATTGATCAGATCttcaagaaaaagcaaagagaatTCAAACAATGACATGGATCTTAAAAAT TTAAGGGAACACGGAGGACTGAAGGAGGACTCATCTGTTCAACCTACACGTCATCAA aAAGTAATGAACTGCCTCATCAAAAGATACATATTTAAAGCACAGAGAGATAAAGATAACGACGAAGTTAACGAAG GTGAATTGAGAGAGATCAAACAGGACATCTCGAGCCTTCGGTATGAGCTGCTGGAAAGAGGGAACCATGATTTAAACACACTGGCCGATCTTGTCAGGCAGCTGGGAGAGGTTGTGCAGAAAGAAGAGCAGAGAGCGGATGtcatttcttaa